A portion of the Rhodococcus pseudokoreensis genome contains these proteins:
- a CDS encoding SDR family NAD(P)-dependent oxidoreductase: MITAPFRMDGEVAVVTGGTAGIGYETAKVLLAAGARVVVCGRNSDRGQHAVEQLGTVGDVHFVRADVSDEASVTDLFGEVRSRYGAVSVLVNNAGPTDLLHSRDVDGPLGAVQPTAFATLMERTVTSSYLPTREALGDMVGARAGCIIMISSMAAAQAMPGFDTYATGKGAIESMTRAIAGSYGHLGIRCNAIRVGRIAVDHGGGLGAAADPAEEDPDAWREPTLPRAGAPEDIAHAVLYLSSSAGRYVNGAVLPVDGGVGVRSLMPWQTPRPEMLADRTTAGRS; this comes from the coding sequence ATGATCACCGCTCCCTTTCGCATGGATGGTGAAGTCGCGGTTGTCACCGGTGGCACCGCGGGGATCGGGTACGAGACCGCGAAGGTGCTGCTCGCTGCCGGAGCCAGGGTCGTCGTGTGCGGACGCAATTCCGATCGCGGGCAGCATGCGGTCGAGCAACTGGGAACGGTGGGCGACGTCCACTTCGTCAGGGCGGACGTGAGCGACGAGGCTTCGGTCACCGATCTGTTCGGCGAGGTCCGCTCTCGCTACGGCGCGGTCAGTGTTCTCGTCAACAATGCCGGCCCGACCGATCTTCTGCACTCGCGCGATGTCGATGGTCCGTTGGGTGCGGTGCAGCCGACTGCGTTTGCAACGCTGATGGAAAGAACCGTCACGTCGAGCTACCTCCCGACTCGTGAAGCGCTGGGCGACATGGTCGGTGCGCGTGCCGGATGCATCATCATGATCTCGTCCATGGCCGCAGCACAGGCGATGCCAGGCTTCGACACCTACGCCACCGGGAAGGGAGCGATCGAGTCGATGACCCGTGCGATCGCGGGAAGCTATGGGCATCTCGGCATACGCTGCAACGCAATCCGTGTCGGTCGAATTGCGGTAGATCACGGTGGAGGGCTCGGAGCGGCCGCAGACCCGGCCGAGGAGGATCCCGATGCCTGGCGGGAGCCCACTCTTCCGAGGGCAGGGGCGCCAGAGGATATCGCGCACGCAGTGCTGTATCTCAGCTCGAGCGCCGGGCGCTACGTCAACGGTGCGGTCCTACCGGTGGACGGCGGTGTCGGGGTGCGTTCGCTCATGCCCTGGCAGACGCCTCGGCCGGAGATGCTCGCGGATCGCACGACTGCAGGCCGCAGCTGA
- a CDS encoding phosphotransferase family protein, translating into MARVLQTELALVGTDPGRVAELVTVGCALLRRAELDDDLGRRRAATPSPQNVDQVLALELPSVGDELDGAPVPIDYGTSAELTVTVANLGAALDHHPRGGRTVTSVEDVKRLSGGFSKEMVMATAAYTDGSRERFVVRKVAPGRRADGLRAEYDVLRSAFHRGCPVAEPWWYDAEILGAPAIATSAVAGVPAGDPNGWLEPPSATVLASVARAVAGQHRVGVEAIDSAPLPPLVSVDDRREALAERRGVLEGLWADGDDAWAPVFHLVLEWLEAAVHEQTDAPVLVHGDFGPHNFLLEGEELSGVLDWERSHIGLAVEDLAYLRPTLDDESWSEFLREYVAAGGAEPSGDALAWYIVWQDFWRAVSAYRMRSIFLQRPEQVLYGISGLLLAPRFLTRAALSVSSMLSSGATKC; encoded by the coding sequence GTGGCTCGAGTCCTTCAAACAGAGCTGGCGCTCGTCGGCACCGACCCGGGTCGGGTCGCGGAGTTGGTGACGGTCGGGTGTGCTCTGCTGAGGCGTGCGGAGCTCGACGACGACCTCGGACGCAGGCGTGCCGCAACTCCATCGCCCCAGAACGTCGATCAGGTTCTCGCACTCGAGCTGCCGTCGGTCGGCGACGAACTGGACGGTGCACCGGTGCCGATCGACTACGGCACCTCCGCGGAACTGACCGTGACCGTTGCGAACCTCGGCGCCGCACTCGATCACCATCCGCGAGGCGGGCGCACGGTGACTTCCGTCGAGGACGTGAAACGACTGTCCGGTGGCTTCTCCAAAGAGATGGTCATGGCGACGGCGGCCTACACCGACGGATCCCGCGAACGATTCGTCGTGCGCAAAGTGGCCCCGGGACGTCGGGCAGACGGCCTTCGCGCCGAATATGACGTCCTGCGGTCGGCGTTTCACCGCGGGTGTCCGGTGGCCGAACCGTGGTGGTACGACGCCGAGATACTGGGTGCCCCGGCGATCGCGACGTCTGCCGTCGCCGGCGTTCCCGCCGGCGACCCGAACGGGTGGCTCGAACCACCGTCGGCGACGGTGTTGGCATCGGTGGCACGAGCCGTCGCCGGCCAGCACCGGGTCGGCGTTGAAGCGATCGATTCGGCCCCGCTGCCGCCGTTGGTGTCCGTCGACGACCGTCGGGAGGCGCTCGCCGAACGACGGGGCGTCCTCGAAGGTCTATGGGCTGACGGTGACGACGCGTGGGCACCGGTATTCCACCTGGTGCTCGAATGGCTCGAAGCCGCGGTCCACGAACAGACTGACGCGCCGGTGCTGGTGCACGGCGACTTCGGGCCGCACAACTTCCTCCTAGAGGGTGAGGAACTGTCGGGCGTGCTCGACTGGGAACGTAGTCACATCGGACTTGCGGTCGAAGATCTCGCGTACTTGCGACCCACGCTCGACGACGAATCGTGGTCGGAGTTTCTGCGCGAGTATGTTGCAGCAGGCGGAGCGGAACCTTCTGGCGACGCGCTCGCGTGGTACATCGTGTGGCAGGACTTCTGGCGGGCCGTCTCTGCCTACCGGATGCGCAGCATCTTCCTGCAGCGGCCCGAGCAAGTGCTCTACGGCATCTCAGGGCTGCTGCTTGCTCCTCGTTTCCTGACGCGAGCAGCGCTTTCCGTGTCTTCGATGCTCTCGTCGGGAGCCACCAAGTGCTGA
- a CDS encoding PEP-utilizing enzyme: MGDITRPWVVDNELSTRWPVYTRGNVGEVSSTVATPLFWSMIGGPPSEREWQQALAEFGAFDLDEFRGDVIDIQGLVHGYVYLNLSNMRTFGARMPGATADLMDRTYLGDREAPPYIPHPDDDKPEYTDRILATVQRVMSETERPDIEEFRKAAEKLRAARPDYASMNEADLVAYQRTVMREHYPVFTRTHLRMVYEGSIVTGALEDAVAPFGDPGLAVRLTAGLGNIASAAPNHAMWKLGRLVRGSANLTALFDQGIATLDERLRSAADSDAKEFVAAFDEFLYEFGSRSTQEWEANARTWEAFPTIPLGMIDRMRLQGEDKNPVEQSKRLREERELSVSQMRDKLADQPEQLANLEAALRSVAVYSPAREQSKTNTIRILHEARLPMAELGRRYAAQGVFARPDDIVMIREDELDALVADPQSFRETIVERWEWFDQLSELEPPFMLEAGKVPPVSEWPKKTDPSAELATSGEVLTGLPACAGVATGIARLITDPEDAPDLEPGEILVAPLTDPGWTPIFTSAAAVVVNVGSSMSHAAIVSRELGIPCVLGVRQATKRIKDGMLLTVDGGAGTVTVH, from the coding sequence ATGGGCGACATCACGCGGCCCTGGGTAGTCGACAACGAATTGAGTACGCGGTGGCCTGTGTACACCCGCGGAAATGTCGGCGAAGTGTCGTCTACCGTTGCGACACCGTTGTTCTGGAGCATGATCGGCGGCCCGCCCTCGGAACGTGAGTGGCAGCAGGCGCTCGCCGAATTCGGCGCATTCGACCTCGACGAGTTTCGTGGCGATGTCATCGACATCCAAGGGCTGGTGCACGGATACGTGTACTTGAACCTCTCCAACATGCGCACCTTCGGGGCCCGGATGCCTGGTGCAACAGCAGATCTGATGGACCGCACCTATCTCGGAGACCGGGAAGCGCCGCCCTACATCCCACACCCCGACGACGACAAGCCCGAGTACACCGATCGGATCCTGGCTACTGTCCAGCGGGTGATGAGCGAAACCGAACGGCCGGACATCGAGGAATTCCGAAAGGCCGCGGAAAAACTGCGCGCGGCACGCCCCGACTATGCGTCGATGAATGAGGCTGACCTGGTCGCCTACCAGCGCACAGTGATGCGAGAGCATTACCCGGTCTTCACCCGCACCCATCTGCGGATGGTGTACGAGGGCTCTATCGTCACCGGCGCCCTGGAAGACGCAGTGGCACCGTTCGGCGATCCGGGGCTCGCGGTACGGCTCACCGCCGGCCTCGGAAACATCGCCTCGGCCGCCCCCAATCACGCCATGTGGAAACTGGGCCGCCTGGTGCGGGGGAGTGCGAACCTGACTGCCCTGTTCGATCAGGGGATCGCGACCCTCGACGAGAGGCTCCGATCCGCAGCCGACTCGGACGCGAAAGAATTCGTCGCCGCATTCGACGAGTTCCTGTACGAGTTCGGTTCGCGCTCCACTCAGGAATGGGAAGCCAACGCGCGAACCTGGGAAGCGTTCCCGACCATCCCGTTGGGAATGATCGACCGCATGCGCCTCCAAGGAGAGGACAAGAACCCGGTCGAACAGAGCAAGCGACTCAGAGAAGAGCGCGAACTCAGCGTTTCCCAGATGCGCGACAAGCTGGCGGACCAGCCGGAGCAGCTCGCAAACCTCGAGGCCGCGCTACGGTCGGTGGCCGTCTACTCGCCGGCCCGCGAGCAGAGCAAGACCAACACGATCAGGATTCTCCACGAAGCCCGGCTGCCGATGGCCGAACTCGGGCGCAGGTATGCAGCACAGGGAGTCTTCGCACGACCCGACGACATCGTCATGATCCGTGAGGACGAACTCGACGCACTCGTCGCTGATCCCCAGTCCTTCCGCGAGACGATCGTCGAACGCTGGGAATGGTTCGATCAGTTGTCGGAACTCGAACCGCCCTTCATGTTGGAGGCAGGCAAAGTACCCCCGGTCAGCGAATGGCCTAAGAAGACAGACCCCAGCGCCGAGCTCGCGACGTCCGGCGAGGTTCTGACGGGACTGCCCGCCTGTGCAGGCGTCGCTACAGGAATTGCGCGCCTCATCACCGACCCCGAGGACGCACCGGATCTGGAGCCAGGTGAAATTCTCGTGGCTCCTCTGACCGATCCAGGTTGGACGCCGATCTTCACCTCGGCGGCCGCCGTCGTCGTCAACGTCGGATCCTCCATGAGCCACGCGGCGATTGTCAGCCGGGAGCTCGGCATCCCGTGCGTTCTCGGTGTCCGACAGGCGACAAAGCGAATCAAGGACGGCATGCTGCTGACCGTCGACGGTGGTGCCGGGACCGTCACGGTGCACTG